A genomic region of Rhodoflexus caldus contains the following coding sequences:
- a CDS encoding MerR family transcriptional regulator, which yields MSSYSIKDLENLTGIKAHTIRMWEQRYGILKPDRTDTNIRLYGASELKMMLNIALLNNHGIKISKIAQMSYEEICAKVMETIHQAGNFENQINALTLAMIDLDEAQFEKIMATNILQYGFEKTMINIIYPFLIKIGTLWTTDAINPAQEHFITNLIRQKIIVAIDGQFEPRPNQKKFMLFLPEGELHEISLLFSYYIIKSRGHKVIYLGQSTPLSDLAQVYDIHKPDYILTIITSVPPEDDVQSYVNLLCKRFPDAHLLLSGYQIVGQDIQTSDNATIINQIKDLIDLIDGLKYATA from the coding sequence GTGAGCAGTTACTCTATCAAAGATTTGGAAAACCTGACCGGTATCAAAGCGCATACCATCAGGATGTGGGAGCAGCGATACGGGATTCTTAAACCGGACCGAACCGATACCAATATAAGGCTGTATGGCGCATCAGAACTGAAAATGATGCTCAATATTGCTTTGCTGAACAATCACGGCATTAAAATATCTAAAATAGCCCAAATGAGCTATGAGGAAATTTGTGCCAAAGTAATGGAAACCATCCATCAGGCAGGCAATTTTGAAAATCAGATTAATGCCCTGACGCTTGCCATGATAGATTTGGACGAGGCACAATTTGAAAAAATCATGGCTACCAACATCCTGCAATACGGATTTGAGAAAACCATGATTAATATCATTTACCCGTTTCTCATCAAAATCGGTACACTTTGGACTACGGATGCCATCAATCCGGCTCAGGAGCACTTTATTACCAACCTGATTCGTCAGAAAATCATTGTTGCCATTGACGGCCAATTTGAACCGCGCCCGAACCAAAAGAAATTCATGCTGTTCCTTCCCGAAGGAGAGTTGCACGAAATCAGCCTGTTATTCAGCTACTACATCATCAAATCGCGCGGCCACAAGGTGATTTATTTGGGACAAAGCACCCCGCTAAGCGATTTGGCACAGGTGTATGACATCCACAAACCCGATTATATTTTAACCATTATCACTTCCGTTCCACCCGAAGACGATGTGCAGTCCTACGTCAATCTGCTTTGCAAGCGCTTCCCTGATGCGCATTTGCTGCTAAGCGGTTATCAGATAGTCGGACAGGACATCCAAACATCGGACAACGCCACCATCATCAATCAGATTAAAGACCTGATTGACCTGATTGACGGGTTGAAGTATGCAACCGCCTAA
- a CDS encoding SMP-30/gluconolactonase/LRE family protein, with product MRKYTFLYAITQLLLAGLLAACTTPSDNSKQSDEALAMNTETSYPVVDAAVVLPAGALLGEGAYWYGQQQKLWWIDIEKGKLHVFNPSDSSLQTYDMGRRIGTVVPDKTGNAVVALQDGIFRYNIEKQTFSLLAAPEKDKPDNRFNDGKCDPQGRLWAGTMAINASGRHGALYCLEADGKITKKIDSVGISNGIVWTADASRMYYIDTPTGEVRAYDYNAATADIQFNRVAVSIPQSMGHPDGMAIDSEGMIWVALWEGSGVMRYNPATGQPLMKVHTPGAWRVTSCTFGGEQLDELYITTASIGLTEDQKKQYPNSGHLFKIKLATVKGVPMPVFAY from the coding sequence ATGCGAAAATATACTTTTCTTTATGCTATTACGCAACTGTTGCTTGCAGGGTTATTGGCAGCTTGTACTACACCCTCGGACAACAGCAAACAATCTGATGAGGCTTTGGCAATGAATACGGAAACAAGCTATCCTGTTGTAGATGCCGCCGTTGTACTGCCGGCAGGGGCATTGTTGGGTGAAGGGGCTTACTGGTATGGGCAGCAACAAAAACTATGGTGGATTGATATTGAAAAAGGGAAACTGCATGTTTTTAACCCCTCCGACAGCAGCCTGCAAACCTACGACATGGGGCGCAGAATAGGCACGGTCGTTCCCGACAAAACAGGGAACGCAGTAGTTGCGCTGCAAGACGGCATTTTTCGCTATAATATTGAAAAGCAAACATTTAGCCTACTGGCTGCCCCCGAAAAAGACAAGCCCGACAATCGGTTTAACGACGGCAAATGCGACCCGCAAGGCAGGCTCTGGGCAGGTACGATGGCCATTAACGCATCAGGCAGACATGGTGCACTGTATTGTCTGGAAGCTGACGGTAAAATCACCAAAAAAATTGACAGCGTAGGTATTTCCAACGGGATTGTTTGGACGGCCGATGCCTCACGGATGTACTACATTGATACCCCCACCGGCGAGGTGCGTGCCTATGACTACAATGCTGCAACGGCAGATATCCAATTTAACAGAGTTGCCGTCAGCATTCCCCAAAGTATGGGGCACCCCGACGGCATGGCGATTGATTCGGAAGGCATGATATGGGTTGCGCTGTGGGAGGGCAGCGGAGTTATGCGCTACAATCCTGCAACAGGCCAACCGCTGATGAAAGTACATACACCCGGCGCATGGCGCGTTACGTCCTGTACTTTTGGCGGCGAGCAATTGGATGAATTATACATTACCACAGCCTCCATTGGCTTAACCGAAGACCAAAAGAAACAATACCCAAACAGTGGGCATTTGTTCAAAATCAAATTAGCAACGGTTAAAGGTGTGCCTATGCCTGTATTTGCCTATTAG
- a CDS encoding ABC transporter ATP-binding protein — translation MNILETNQLVKRYAGHTALQDVSIAVPEGQIYGLLGPNGAGKTSLIRIITQITAPDEGTVSFMNEPLAPVHHQKIGYLPEERGLYRKSKVGEQLMYLARLRGMSESEARRRIRAWLERLNLMDWAAKNVEDLSKGMQQKVQFIATVVHQPPLIILDEPFSGFDPVNSNLIRDEILELRRQGSTIIFSTHRMDTVEELCDYVGLINRSRKVLEGKKTDIKNAYKTHTFIVETDAPIALTENGYEVLQSEPTEDGIYRHLVKIHQGTNNGLLQACIAQSNVVSFREQIPDMHEIFIRVVAAHSN, via the coding sequence GTGAACATTTTAGAAACAAACCAATTAGTCAAACGCTACGCAGGGCACACAGCCTTACAAGATGTGAGCATTGCTGTTCCGGAAGGTCAGATTTATGGGCTGCTGGGGCCAAATGGTGCAGGAAAAACCTCACTGATTCGGATTATCACGCAAATTACGGCACCCGATGAAGGCACTGTCAGTTTCATGAATGAGCCTTTGGCGCCTGTCCATCATCAGAAAATCGGTTATTTGCCCGAAGAGCGCGGGCTATACCGCAAATCCAAAGTAGGGGAGCAACTGATGTATTTGGCACGCCTTCGCGGCATGAGCGAAAGTGAAGCCCGTCGGCGCATCCGTGCATGGTTAGAGCGGCTCAATCTGATGGATTGGGCTGCCAAGAATGTGGAAGACCTTTCCAAGGGTATGCAACAGAAGGTGCAATTTATTGCTACCGTTGTGCATCAGCCGCCGCTGATTATTTTGGATGAACCTTTCTCGGGTTTTGACCCCGTAAACTCTAACCTCATCCGCGATGAAATTCTGGAATTGCGGCGGCAGGGCAGCACTATCATTTTCTCAACCCACCGCATGGATACCGTAGAAGAACTCTGCGATTATGTGGGCTTAATTAACCGTTCCCGAAAGGTATTGGAAGGCAAAAAAACAGATATCAAGAATGCCTACAAAACCCATACATTTATTGTAGAAACCGATGCGCCCATTGCCCTGACAGAGAACGGCTATGAAGTGTTGCAATCGGAACCGACCGAAGACGGTATCTATCGGCATTTGGTGAAGATTCATCAGGGAACTAACAACGGGCTTTTACAGGCATGTATAGCTCAGTCAAACGTGGTTTCTTTCAGAGAACAGATACCCGATATGCACGAAATTTTTATCCGCGTAGTAGCGGCTCACAGCAACTAA
- a CDS encoding ABC transporter permease, with product MNNIWLIVQREYLIRVRKKSFLIMSILGPILFGAIMFVPALITVFVSDDEKRIAIVDESGLFRDKFESSKSLIFSVVPINIDEAKTALKEKKYDGVLLIPDIDLSNPQGFTYFSEESLAPMTKANLERTIRQEIEELRMMRSGIKQEQLDSIRAKVDITTIKIGEEGEKASSSGAAMVIGYVGAFFIYIFIFLYGSQIMRGVMEEKTNRIIEVLICSVRPFDLMMGKIIGIGAVALTQFLIWVVLSLGITTGVSMAFGLDKVAEARAKGQMEQLQQNPEMANAVEVSNAMDAIASINMPVTIAAFLFFFFAGYLMYGAMFAAIGAAVDNETDSQQFMLPITIPLIFAIISLSAVIANPNGQLAFWLSVVPLTAPVVMMARVPFTGANWELFLSMGILIASFIGMVWLAGRIYRVGILMYGKKPTYKEIGKWLFYKA from the coding sequence ATGAACAACATATGGTTGATTGTGCAACGGGAATACCTGATTCGCGTGCGCAAAAAAAGTTTTCTGATAATGTCTATTCTCGGCCCGATTCTGTTTGGGGCTATCATGTTTGTACCTGCGCTGATTACCGTTTTCGTATCGGACGACGAAAAGCGCATTGCAATTGTTGATGAGAGCGGCCTGTTTCGCGACAAGTTTGAAAGCAGTAAATCACTGATTTTCAGTGTGGTTCCTATCAACATAGATGAGGCAAAAACTGCCCTGAAAGAGAAAAAATACGACGGCGTTCTGCTGATTCCCGATATTGACCTCAGTAATCCGCAGGGCTTTACCTATTTTTCGGAAGAGAGTTTAGCACCCATGACCAAGGCTAATTTGGAACGCACCATTCGGCAGGAGATAGAAGAACTCCGCATGATGCGCTCCGGCATTAAACAGGAGCAATTAGATAGCATTCGCGCCAAGGTTGATATTACCACCATTAAAATCGGCGAAGAAGGCGAAAAAGCCAGCAGTTCAGGCGCGGCCATGGTGATTGGCTATGTGGGCGCATTTTTTATTTACATCTTCATTTTCCTTTACGGCTCTCAAATTATGCGGGGAGTAATGGAGGAAAAAACCAACCGCATTATTGAGGTGCTGATTTGCTCGGTTCGCCCCTTTGACCTGATGATGGGCAAAATTATAGGCATCGGAGCAGTTGCGCTCACACAGTTCCTGATATGGGTGGTGCTGAGTTTGGGTATTACAACCGGCGTTTCAATGGCTTTTGGTTTGGATAAAGTGGCAGAAGCCCGTGCAAAAGGCCAAATGGAGCAATTGCAGCAAAACCCTGAAATGGCGAATGCGGTGGAGGTAAGCAATGCAATGGATGCCATTGCTTCCATCAATATGCCTGTTACGATAGCGGCTTTTCTGTTCTTCTTTTTTGCGGGCTATCTGATGTATGGTGCCATGTTTGCCGCTATCGGTGCGGCGGTGGACAATGAAACTGACAGCCAGCAGTTTATGCTGCCTATTACCATCCCGCTGATTTTTGCCATTATTTCACTTTCGGCAGTTATTGCCAATCCTAACGGGCAACTGGCTTTTTGGCTGTCGGTTGTGCCGCTGACTGCTCCCGTAGTAATGATGGCACGTGTACCGTTTACGGGAGCCAATTGGGAGTTATTTCTGTCTATGGGTATTTTGATTGCCTCTTTCATAGGCATGGTTTGGCTGGCAGGCCGCATTTACCGTGTCGGCATCCTTATGTACGGGAAAAAGCCCACTTATAAGGAAATCGGCAAGTGGCTTTTCTACAAGGCATAG
- a CDS encoding C40 family peptidase has product MKIVLFFIAFVWFSVPLQAQHTASADSSTAVQLVDFAENFLGVPYRYAGKTPQAFDCSGFVQYVFSRFGVSMPASSSLYAHLGKEIPLSEARPGDILVFTGTNSAIRSPGHVGIVTASDGQNPCFIHASSAPKTYCVTRNYLTDGHYRKRFLKVIRVLP; this is encoded by the coding sequence ATGAAAATAGTGCTATTTTTTATTGCTTTTGTATGGTTTTCTGTGCCTTTACAGGCGCAACATACTGCATCGGCCGACAGCAGTACGGCAGTGCAATTGGTGGATTTTGCGGAAAACTTTCTGGGCGTGCCTTATCGGTATGCGGGCAAAACACCCCAAGCATTTGATTGCTCGGGTTTTGTGCAATATGTCTTCAGCCGTTTTGGGGTTTCCATGCCAGCTTCTTCTTCGCTCTACGCCCATTTGGGAAAGGAAATACCGCTTTCAGAAGCACGCCCGGGCGATATTTTGGTTTTTACGGGTACAAATTCTGCCATTCGCAGCCCCGGGCATGTAGGTATTGTTACTGCTTCCGACGGCCAAAATCCGTGTTTTATTCATGCCTCGTCTGCACCCAAGACCTATTGCGTAACCCGTAATTATTTAACTGACGGCCACTATCGCAAGCGTTTTCTGAAAGTAATACGGGTTTTGCCGTAA
- a CDS encoding carboxy terminal-processing peptidase has product MRKITPISIMKKSLKVATLCAGLLLLMSYSPNRINAGDDLDREQVLLRLVMQSLQARHYAAVKIDDDFSKKMYKIFIDQLDFNKRFFTQTDLQTLAAYELQLDDEINNGRYQFYDLAHQLLNKRIAQAEQFCDEILAQPFDFTLNETYQTDPEKTKPAKDEADLKLQWQKYLKYYTMTRLSNTLDIQEQAKKNPNDTSAIRNKSLAELERDARDNTSKDFKEYFKRLRETEKPEQLSTYINAITATFDPHTNYYAPKAKERFDEDFSGRFEGIGAQLQQERGGLIKVVEIIPGSASWRQGELRAGDYILAVAQAGGEPVDVTTMRLDNAVRLIKGKKGTEVRLTVRKPDGTVKVIPIIRDVVIREEAYVKSSIISDKNNRKMGYIYLPGFYADFSNSGGRNCGEDMRKELEKLKAEGVEGIVLDLRNNGGGSLQDVIEMTGLFIEKGPVVQVKAKSGAPIVLEDTDPSVVYGGPLVVMVNSFSASASEILSGAIQDYKRGIVIGSNSTFGKGTVQTIMDLDRMLPAQFNSVKPLGSLMLTIQKFYRVNGTTNQLKGVIPDIVLPDNYSYLKIGEKQELYPLPPDEIAPLKYKALIENEAKFAKAKNNSKERVAKNPQFSLIEQTANRLKRLRDETEVSLNLEKFRAQQAKDREEARKADANLRFNSDLEFINAKADLPEINLDSTRIRKNKEWIGTLKKDVYLNEALQVLRDIM; this is encoded by the coding sequence ATGAGGAAAATAACGCCCATCAGTATCATGAAAAAGTCGCTGAAAGTAGCTACCCTTTGTGCGGGCTTGTTACTGCTCATGTCTTACAGCCCAAACCGTATCAATGCGGGGGACGACTTAGACCGTGAACAGGTATTATTGCGCTTAGTGATGCAAAGCCTGCAAGCTCGCCACTATGCAGCCGTGAAAATCGATGATGATTTTTCCAAAAAAATGTACAAGATTTTCATTGACCAGTTGGATTTTAATAAACGATTTTTCACACAAACCGACTTGCAAACACTGGCAGCTTATGAGTTACAATTAGATGATGAAATCAACAATGGTCGCTATCAGTTCTACGACCTTGCTCATCAGTTGCTCAACAAACGCATTGCACAAGCCGAACAATTCTGCGATGAAATTTTGGCACAGCCTTTTGATTTCACCCTGAACGAAACCTATCAAACCGACCCCGAAAAAACCAAACCTGCCAAAGACGAGGCAGACCTGAAATTGCAATGGCAAAAATACCTGAAATACTACACCATGACGCGCCTGAGCAACACGCTCGACATACAGGAACAGGCCAAGAAAAATCCGAACGATACCTCAGCCATTCGCAACAAAAGCCTTGCAGAGTTGGAGCGCGATGCCCGCGACAACACCAGCAAAGACTTTAAAGAATATTTCAAGCGTTTGAGAGAAACTGAAAAACCCGAGCAGCTTTCTACCTACATCAACGCTATTACCGCCACCTTTGACCCGCACACCAACTACTACGCTCCGAAAGCCAAAGAACGATTTGATGAAGACTTTTCAGGTCGCTTTGAGGGCATTGGCGCACAATTGCAGCAAGAACGCGGCGGGTTGATTAAAGTCGTTGAAATTATTCCGGGCAGTGCCTCGTGGCGACAAGGCGAGCTGCGCGCCGGAGATTACATATTGGCAGTGGCACAGGCCGGTGGAGAACCGGTGGATGTTACCACGATGCGTTTAGATAATGCTGTGCGCCTCATCAAAGGCAAAAAAGGCACGGAAGTGCGCCTGACTGTGCGCAAACCTGACGGAACCGTAAAAGTTATTCCCATCATTCGCGACGTGGTGATTCGTGAAGAGGCTTATGTAAAATCTTCCATCATCAGCGATAAGAACAACCGAAAAATGGGGTATATATACCTGCCCGGCTTCTATGCTGATTTTAGCAACAGCGGCGGACGCAACTGCGGAGAAGATATGCGCAAGGAGTTGGAAAAACTCAAAGCAGAAGGCGTAGAAGGCATTGTATTAGACCTACGCAACAACGGCGGCGGCTCGCTGCAAGACGTGATTGAAATGACCGGCCTGTTTATTGAAAAAGGCCCTGTGGTGCAGGTAAAAGCCAAATCGGGAGCGCCCATTGTGTTGGAAGATACAGACCCTTCGGTTGTTTATGGAGGCCCTCTGGTGGTGATGGTCAATTCTTTCAGCGCATCGGCTTCCGAAATCCTGTCAGGGGCTATTCAGGACTACAAGCGCGGCATTGTTATCGGCAGCAACTCCACTTTTGGCAAAGGCACCGTGCAAACTATTATGGACTTAGACCGCATGTTGCCTGCGCAATTTAACAGCGTTAAGCCCTTGGGCTCGCTGATGCTTACCATCCAGAAGTTTTATCGCGTCAATGGCACAACCAACCAGTTGAAAGGTGTCATACCAGACATTGTATTGCCCGATAATTACAGCTACTTGAAAATAGGAGAGAAACAGGAATTATATCCGCTGCCTCCCGATGAGATTGCACCGCTGAAATATAAGGCACTTATTGAAAATGAAGCCAAGTTTGCCAAAGCCAAAAACAACAGCAAAGAACGCGTTGCCAAAAACCCGCAATTCTCGCTGATTGAGCAAACAGCTAACCGACTCAAACGCCTGCGCGATGAAACAGAGGTGTCTTTAAATTTGGAAAAATTCCGTGCGCAACAGGCCAAAGACCGCGAAGAAGCCCGCAAAGCAGATGCTAACCTGCGCTTCAATTCCGATTTGGAATTTATCAACGCCAAAGCAGACCTACCCGAAATTAATCTGGACTCTACCCGCATCCGCAAAAACAAGGAGTGGATTGGTACGCTGAAAAAAGATGTGTACCTGAATGAAGCCTTGCAGGTGCTGCGCGATATCATGTAG
- a CDS encoding succinate dehydrogenase/fumarate reductase iron-sulfur subunit → MNLTLKVWRQKNANSKGELKTYHVKDVSPDMSFLEMFDVLNEELLLKGEDPIAFDHDCREGICGMCSMYINGHPHGPEQTTTCQLHMRSFKDGDTIVVEPWRAKAFPVVKDLVVDRSAFDRIIQAGGYISVNTGNAPDANEIPISKEVADAAFNAATCIGCGACVAACKNASAMLFVSAKVAQLSMLPQGQIERKKRVEQMVAKMDEEGFGACTNTGACAAECPKEISLANIAILNREYLTAKATSEYV, encoded by the coding sequence ATGAACCTGACACTTAAAGTTTGGCGGCAAAAAAATGCCAACAGCAAGGGCGAACTGAAAACTTATCACGTGAAAGATGTATCGCCCGATATGTCTTTTCTGGAAATGTTTGACGTATTGAACGAGGAGTTGCTGCTCAAAGGCGAAGACCCGATTGCTTTTGACCACGACTGCCGCGAGGGTATTTGCGGTATGTGCAGCATGTATATCAACGGCCATCCGCACGGCCCGGAGCAAACTACCACCTGCCAATTGCACATGCGCTCGTTCAAAGACGGCGATACAATCGTTGTTGAGCCGTGGCGTGCCAAGGCTTTCCCCGTAGTGAAAGACTTGGTGGTGGACAGAAGCGCCTTCGACCGTATCATTCAGGCAGGAGGCTACATCTCCGTAAACACAGGCAACGCACCCGATGCCAACGAAATTCCGATTTCCAAGGAAGTTGCCGATGCGGCATTTAATGCGGCTACTTGTATCGGCTGCGGAGCGTGCGTGGCTGCCTGCAAAAATGCCTCTGCCATGCTCTTCGTATCTGCCAAAGTAGCACAACTTTCCATGCTGCCGCAAGGACAGATAGAGCGCAAAAAACGCGTGGAACAAATGGTTGCCAAAATGGACGAGGAAGGTTTCGGTGCATGTACCAACACAGGAGCCTGTGCGGCAGAGTGCCCCAAAGAGATTTCTCTGGCCAATATCGCGATACTCAACCGCGAGTATCTGACCGCAAAAGCTACTTCCGAATACGTGTAG
- a CDS encoding fumarate reductase/succinate dehydrogenase flavoprotein subunit, with the protein MKLDAKIPEGPLAEKWSKHKFNLKLVNPANKRKYEVIVVGTGLAGASAAASLAELGYNVKAFCFQDSPRRAHSIAAQGGINAAKNYQNDGDSVYRLFYDTIKGGDYRAREANVYRLAEVSVNIIDQCVAQGVPFAREYGGLLANRSFGGAQVSRTFYARGQTGQQLLLGAYSAMSRQIAAGKVKMYPRTEMLDLVVHDGKARGIITRNLITGKIERHSAHAVLLCTGGYGNVFFLSTNAMGSNATAAWRAHKKGALFGNPCFTQIHPTCIPVTGDHQSKLTLMSESLRNDGRVWVPKQAGDTRPPYEIPEDERDYFLERKYPSFGNLVPRDVASRNAKYVCDEGRGVGASKLAVYLDFADAIKRDSEATIRAKYGNLFDMYEKITGENPYKTPMRIYPAVHYTMGGLWVDYNLMTTIPGLYALGEANFSDHGANRLGASALMQGLADGYFVIPYTLGDYLANIGWNDKISTDHPAFTEAEQAVKHQISTLLSINGKKTVDQFHKELGKIMWDYCGMSRNAEGLKGAKQKIRELREEYWQNVRVGGSNEELNITLEKATRVADFLELGELMVDDALHREESCGGHFREEYQTPDGEALRNDEKFAYVAAWEYKGPNEQAVVHKEDLIFENVKLTQRSYK; encoded by the coding sequence ATGAAATTAGATGCCAAAATACCGGAAGGCCCCTTAGCCGAAAAGTGGAGCAAGCATAAGTTCAATCTCAAATTAGTAAACCCTGCCAACAAGCGCAAATACGAAGTTATCGTAGTGGGTACAGGTTTGGCAGGCGCATCTGCAGCTGCTTCACTGGCAGAATTGGGCTACAACGTAAAAGCCTTCTGTTTTCAGGACAGCCCCCGCCGTGCGCACAGCATTGCCGCACAGGGTGGTATCAATGCAGCCAAGAACTATCAAAACGACGGCGACAGTGTGTATCGCCTCTTCTACGACACCATCAAAGGCGGCGACTATCGCGCGCGCGAAGCCAACGTTTACCGCTTGGCAGAAGTGAGCGTAAACATTATTGACCAATGCGTGGCGCAAGGCGTACCTTTTGCCCGTGAATACGGCGGCTTGCTGGCAAACCGCTCTTTCGGTGGTGCGCAGGTGTCTCGTACGTTCTATGCCCGCGGGCAAACCGGACAGCAGCTTTTGCTCGGTGCTTACAGCGCCATGAGCCGCCAAATAGCTGCCGGCAAAGTAAAAATGTACCCGCGTACCGAAATGCTCGATTTGGTGGTGCACGATGGCAAAGCCCGCGGCATCATCACCCGCAACCTGATTACGGGTAAAATTGAGCGCCACTCGGCTCATGCCGTATTGCTGTGTACGGGCGGTTACGGCAACGTATTCTTCCTTTCCACCAACGCAATGGGCAGCAATGCAACCGCTGCATGGCGTGCACATAAAAAAGGTGCTTTGTTTGGCAACCCTTGCTTTACACAAATCCACCCAACCTGTATCCCCGTAACGGGCGACCACCAGTCCAAGCTGACGCTGATGTCTGAGTCGCTGCGTAACGACGGTCGCGTATGGGTGCCCAAGCAGGCAGGCGACACACGGCCGCCTTATGAAATACCGGAAGATGAGCGCGATTATTTCTTGGAGCGCAAATATCCGTCTTTCGGCAACCTCGTGCCTCGCGACGTGGCCAGCCGCAACGCAAAATACGTATGCGACGAAGGTCGCGGCGTAGGGGCTTCCAAACTTGCCGTTTATCTGGATTTTGCCGATGCCATCAAGCGCGACAGCGAAGCAACCATCCGCGCCAAATACGGCAACCTGTTCGATATGTACGAAAAAATCACAGGTGAAAACCCGTACAAAACCCCGATGCGTATTTACCCTGCCGTACACTACACCATGGGCGGCTTGTGGGTAGATTACAACCTGATGACGACCATCCCGGGCTTGTATGCGCTGGGCGAAGCCAACTTCTCTGACCACGGTGCCAACCGCCTCGGTGCTTCCGCCTTGATGCAAGGCTTGGCAGACGGCTACTTCGTGATTCCGTACACACTGGGCGACTATCTGGCAAACATCGGTTGGAACGATAAAATCAGCACCGACCACCCTGCCTTCACCGAAGCCGAACAAGCCGTTAAGCATCAAATCAGCACCCTATTGAGCATCAACGGCAAGAAAACCGTTGACCAGTTCCACAAAGAATTGGGCAAAATTATGTGGGATTACTGTGGCATGTCGCGCAATGCGGAAGGTCTGAAAGGTGCAAAGCAAAAAATCCGTGAACTTCGCGAAGAATACTGGCAAAACGTGCGCGTAGGCGGCAGCAACGAAGAGTTAAACATCACCTTGGAAAAAGCCACCCGCGTAGCCGACTTCCTCGAGCTGGGCGAACTGATGGTAGATGATGCGCTGCATCGCGAAGAAAGTTGCGGCGGCCACTTCCGCGAAGAATATCAAACACCGGACGGCGAAGCACTTCGCAACGACGAAAAATTTGCCTACGTGGCTGCATGGGAATACAAAGGCCCTAACGAGCAGGCAGTTGTACATAAAGAAGACCTCATCTTTGAAAATGTAAAACTGACCCAACGCAGCTACAAATAA
- a CDS encoding succinate dehydrogenase cytochrome b subunit, which translates to MNWFTKTLTSTIGRKVVVALTGLFLCLFLVVHLLGNLQLLANDGGKSFNLYAKFMTTSPIIQTISIGNFAFILLHIIQSTILTIKNRQARPVQYAIVENRSSWASRNMGFLGSFVLLFIVGHLAGFWWQMKFGQMPVTGIDGVQVKDLYLVVSEAFKRPEIVAFYVLSMGFIGFHLSHGFQSAFQTLGLNHVKYTPLIQKLGLAFCILIPLGYAVIPVMMYLRSM; encoded by the coding sequence ATGAACTGGTTTACCAAAACTCTTACCAGCACAATCGGCCGTAAGGTGGTAGTAGCGCTTACAGGCCTGTTTTTATGTCTGTTTTTGGTGGTTCACCTGTTGGGCAACCTGCAATTGCTTGCCAACGACGGCGGCAAATCATTCAACCTGTATGCTAAATTCATGACCACCAGCCCTATTATTCAAACCATTTCCATTGGCAACTTTGCCTTTATCCTGCTGCACATCATCCAATCCACTATTTTAACGATTAAAAACCGTCAGGCGCGCCCCGTGCAATATGCCATTGTAGAAAACCGCTCTTCGTGGGCTTCCCGCAACATGGGCTTTTTGGGAAGTTTCGTATTGTTGTTTATCGTAGGCCATTTGGCAGGCTTCTGGTGGCAGATGAAATTCGGACAAATGCCTGTAACAGGTATTGACGGCGTTCAAGTAAAAGACCTCTATCTGGTTGTCAGTGAGGCATTTAAACGCCCTGAAATTGTAGCGTTTTACGTATTGAGCATGGGCTTTATCGGATTCCATTTGTCACACGGTTTCCAAAGTGCTTTCCAAACGCTGGGACTGAACCATGTAAAATACACCCCGCTCATCCAAAAATTGGGATTGGCTTTTTGCATCCTCATTCCGCTGGGCTATGCCGTTATTCCGGTGATGATGTATCTGCGAAGCATGTAA